One part of the Pseudomonas sp. MYb118 genome encodes these proteins:
- a CDS encoding DUF1175 domain-containing protein produces MTTVIRSLGLLALLLASRAFASDAAALDPQQSQVFRAWFVRIAQEQLSKGPSPRWYQQDCAGLVRFAANEALKVHDDKWLRSNGLSNRYLPPELALSDAQRGLAQQWQQGGGKVGPYVNAIKLIQFNSHLVGRDVTQARPGDLMFFDQGDDQHLMIWMGRYIAYHTGTTTPTDNGMRSASLQQLMTWKDTRWIPDAANPNFIGVYRLNFLTQ; encoded by the coding sequence GTGACGACAGTGATCCGCAGCCTCGGCCTGCTGGCGCTGTTGCTCGCCAGTCGCGCCTTTGCCAGTGACGCTGCCGCACTCGATCCGCAGCAGTCCCAGGTGTTCCGCGCCTGGTTCGTGCGCATCGCCCAGGAGCAACTGAGCAAAGGCCCGAGCCCGCGCTGGTATCAGCAGGACTGCGCCGGCCTGGTCCGTTTTGCCGCCAACGAAGCGTTGAAGGTGCACGACGACAAATGGCTGCGCAGCAATGGCCTGTCCAACCGCTACCTGCCGCCGGAGCTGGCACTGAGCGACGCCCAGCGCGGCCTCGCCCAGCAATGGCAGCAGGGCGGCGGCAAGGTCGGGCCGTACGTCAACGCGATCAAGCTGATCCAGTTCAACAGCCACCTGGTGGGCCGCGACGTGACCCAGGCACGGCCCGGCGACCTGATGTTTTTCGACCAGGGCGACGACCAGCACCTGATGATCTGGATGGGCCGCTATATCGCCTATCACACCGGCACCACCACCCCTACTGACAACGGCATGCGTTCGGCAAGCCTGCAACAACTCATGACATGGAAGGACACCCGATGGATACCCGATGCAGCCAACCCCAACTTCATCGGCGTCTATCGACTGAATTTTCTGACCCAATGA
- a CDS encoding DUF2138 domain-containing protein, whose protein sequence is MSDNTVTPATESPAGSTPRRWPALLIGLCLVAGVAGGLGWFMHKPVTPAAQLASDKLGMSRPDGLLETRSLSQLPKDLLAVPFLKETLTEDFVFYYETHADRLGLIGSLRRIIYEHDLKLQDSLIEQLFDQPADVALWRGADGRLKDFLLVMDRGGLAKVLEPLAKVALDDTQLSKVGEVKVGADDVALYQLTYSASKALLFASHGDKLVVLSNPTKLYDAQAGEPQEPGNVSTQALGALLKGDKLFPEAFGLAPRAPEVKQRLAVNASVLAMGYQRFIPNFAGLRFDMDDQGWHSFLAMDELENQPDFDFKPIWQAMPMGASACVALPLAAEQQRPLLVKLGAEEKVAQALTEQVAGAAGLCWYADSRLYTPLLVASLKEQDNASLDAELGTLFGSMVGAFEGNVEDQSFPVVEKQQGASHQWLRQVSSNFGPYKAKEAENPDAITGKAFMKVSLARHGSTLLFSLDDKLVDKALGTLDKRFPPMADVVPKDLLMPVYFGPDSMAQLMQQETLDSLPQDMEPVFYNAAQTYLIPKLRKLGGYGKYALTLPAGSEPDGHWQWLPLEWKAL, encoded by the coding sequence ATGAGCGATAACACTGTTACCCCGGCCACCGAGTCACCTGCAGGCTCTACTCCCCGCCGCTGGCCGGCGCTGCTGATCGGCTTGTGCCTGGTGGCTGGCGTGGCGGGCGGGCTGGGCTGGTTCATGCACAAGCCGGTGACGCCAGCGGCGCAACTGGCCAGCGACAAATTGGGCATGAGTCGTCCGGACGGCCTGCTCGAAACCCGTTCCTTGAGCCAGTTGCCCAAGGACCTGCTGGCCGTGCCATTCCTCAAGGAAACCCTGACCGAAGATTTCGTCTTCTACTACGAAACCCATGCCGATCGTCTGGGCCTGATCGGCAGTCTGCGGCGGATCATCTACGAGCATGACCTGAAGTTGCAGGACAGCCTGATCGAGCAACTGTTCGATCAGCCGGCGGATGTGGCGTTGTGGCGCGGGGCCGATGGTCGCCTGAAGGACTTTTTGCTGGTGATGGACCGTGGGGGCCTGGCCAAGGTGCTCGAACCGCTGGCGAAAGTCGCGCTGGACGACACGCAACTCAGCAAGGTCGGCGAGGTGAAGGTCGGCGCCGACGACGTGGCGCTCTATCAACTGACCTACAGCGCCAGCAAGGCGCTGCTGTTCGCCTCCCATGGCGACAAACTGGTGGTGCTGTCCAATCCGACCAAGCTTTATGACGCCCAAGCGGGTGAGCCGCAGGAACCGGGCAATGTCTCGACGCAAGCCCTCGGTGCCTTGCTCAAGGGCGACAAGCTGTTCCCCGAGGCGTTCGGCCTGGCGCCGCGCGCGCCCGAGGTGAAACAACGCCTGGCGGTCAACGCCAGCGTCCTGGCCATGGGTTACCAGCGTTTCATCCCGAATTTCGCCGGCCTGCGTTTCGACATGGATGACCAGGGCTGGCACAGCTTCCTGGCCATGGACGAGCTGGAGAACCAGCCGGACTTCGACTTCAAGCCGATCTGGCAAGCCATGCCGATGGGCGCCAGCGCCTGTGTGGCCCTGCCATTGGCCGCCGAGCAGCAGAGGCCGTTGCTGGTCAAGCTCGGCGCCGAGGAAAAAGTCGCCCAGGCGCTGACCGAGCAGGTGGCGGGTGCCGCCGGGTTGTGCTGGTACGCCGATTCGCGTTTGTACACGCCGCTGCTGGTGGCCAGCCTCAAGGAGCAGGACAACGCCAGCCTCGACGCTGAACTGGGCACGCTGTTCGGCTCGATGGTCGGCGCCTTCGAAGGCAATGTCGAAGATCAGTCGTTCCCGGTGGTCGAGAAGCAGCAAGGCGCCAGCCACCAGTGGCTGCGTCAGGTCAGCTCCAATTTCGGCCCGTACAAGGCCAAGGAAGCCGAGAACCCTGACGCCATCACCGGCAAGGCGTTCATGAAAGTCAGCCTGGCGCGCCACGGTTCGACCCTGCTGTTTTCCCTCGACGACAAGCTGGTGGACAAGGCCCTCGGCACCCTCGACAAACGCTTCCCGCCGATGGCCGACGTGGTGCCCAAGGACCTGTTGATGCCGGTGTATTTCGGCCCGGATTCGATGGCGCAGTTGATGCAGCAGGAAACCCTCGACAGCCTGCCGCAGGACATGGAGCCGGTGTTCTACAACGCCGCGCAGACCTACCTGATTCCCAAGCTGCGCAAGCTCGGCGGCTACGGCAAGTACGCGCTGACCCTGCCCGCAGGCAGTGAGCCGGACGGCCACTGGCAATGGCTGCCGCTGGAGTGGAAAGCGCTGTGA
- a CDS encoding YfaP family protein → MRSFLLVLMGLAAASAAWAAPTAELAEPVGGWRFNGLLDRSENPRVAYPTPPIDRGVQRNRTMIEGQLKAIGKQRGPHTLAVNGNPLNLYTDDAGRFARPYAFGAGSNSVEVRSAEGQSLKRVQFYEANNLRTPARIRVVLGWDDPKAELDLHIITPDGQHAFFAHTALTNGGGLDPDGVDGPGPEMFTMTAPLHGTYLVYVNYWGNFGSGGYNFDEASNQNEVITSQINLVLNENTVDEKRETFIVPLRAIGDLLLVKTFNY, encoded by the coding sequence ATGCGTTCATTTCTTCTGGTGTTGATGGGCCTGGCAGCGGCCTCGGCGGCCTGGGCCGCGCCGACGGCCGAGCTGGCCGAGCCGGTGGGCGGCTGGCGTTTCAACGGCCTGCTCGATCGCAGTGAAAACCCGCGCGTGGCCTACCCCACGCCGCCCATCGACCGGGGCGTGCAACGCAATCGCACGATGATCGAAGGCCAGCTCAAGGCCATCGGCAAGCAACGTGGGCCGCACACGCTGGCGGTCAACGGCAACCCACTGAACCTGTACACCGACGACGCCGGCCGTTTCGCCAGGCCCTACGCCTTTGGCGCGGGCTCCAACAGCGTCGAAGTGCGCAGTGCCGAAGGCCAGTCGCTCAAGCGCGTGCAATTCTATGAGGCCAACAACCTGCGCACCCCGGCGCGAATTCGCGTGGTGCTGGGTTGGGACGACCCGAAAGCCGAACTCGACCTGCACATCATTACCCCCGACGGCCAGCATGCGTTTTTTGCCCACACGGCATTGACCAATGGCGGTGGCCTGGACCCGGATGGCGTCGATGGCCCCGGCCCCGAGATGTTCACCATGACGGCACCGCTGCACGGCACCTACCTGGTCTACGTGAACTATTGGGGCAACTTCGGCAGCGGCGGCTATAACTTCGATGAGGCCAGCAACCAGAACGAGGTGATCACCTCGCAGATCAACCTGGTGCTCAACGAAAACACCGTCGACGAAAAACGCGAGACCTTCATCGTCCCCTTGCGCGCCATCGGTGACCTGCTGCTGGTCAAGACTTTCAACTATTAA
- a CDS encoding exodeoxyribonuclease VII small subunit has translation MARKKAALDFEQSLADLQTLVERLENGELSLEDSLTAFEQGIGLTRDCQAALAQAEQKVQVLLERDGELAEEPFDADQPE, from the coding sequence ATGGCCCGCAAAAAAGCTGCACTGGATTTCGAACAATCCCTCGCCGACCTGCAAACGCTGGTGGAGCGACTGGAGAACGGCGAATTGTCGCTGGAAGACTCGCTGACGGCTTTCGAGCAGGGCATCGGTCTGACTCGTGATTGCCAGGCAGCGCTGGCCCAGGCCGAGCAGAAGGTGCAGGTGTTGCTCGAGCGTGATGGCGAGTTGGCCGAGGAACCTTTCGATGCGGATCAGCCAGAATGA
- the ispA gene encoding (2E,6E)-farnesyl diphosphate synthase yields MIAAYSATSQARVNAALETLFTAPSPELARLYEAMRYSVMNGGKRVRPLLAYAACEALGGKAEQANGAACAVELIHAYSLVHDDLPAMDDDDLRRGQPTTHKKFDEACAILAGDGLQSLAFSALLDPQLSSVEAEIRLQMVSTLALAAGPAGMVGGQAIDLGSVGLKLDQKALEYMHRHKTGALIEASVKLGALASGRAEKDELKSLKTYAQAIGLAFQVQDDILDVESDTETLGKRQGADIARDKPTYPALLGLDAAKAYALELRDQALHALRPFDACAEPLRDLARYIVGRRS; encoded by the coding sequence ATGATTGCAGCGTATTCCGCCACCAGCCAGGCCCGCGTCAACGCGGCGCTGGAAACCCTGTTCACCGCGCCAAGCCCTGAACTGGCACGGCTTTACGAAGCCATGCGCTACAGCGTGATGAACGGCGGCAAGCGCGTTCGACCGCTGTTGGCTTATGCCGCGTGCGAAGCACTGGGTGGCAAGGCCGAACAAGCCAACGGCGCCGCCTGCGCGGTGGAGCTGATCCACGCCTATTCCCTGGTGCACGACGATTTGCCGGCGATGGACGACGACGACCTGCGTCGCGGCCAGCCCACCACCCACAAGAAATTCGATGAAGCCTGCGCTATTCTCGCCGGTGACGGCCTGCAGAGCCTGGCCTTCAGTGCCCTGCTCGACCCGCAGTTGAGCTCGGTAGAAGCCGAAATCCGCCTGCAGATGGTCAGCACCCTGGCCCTGGCGGCCGGTCCCGCCGGCATGGTCGGTGGCCAGGCCATCGACCTGGGCTCGGTGGGCCTGAAGCTCGACCAGAAAGCCCTCGAATACATGCACCGGCACAAGACCGGCGCGCTGATCGAAGCCAGCGTCAAGCTCGGCGCCCTGGCCAGCGGCCGCGCCGAGAAGGACGAACTGAAGTCGCTGAAGACGTATGCACAGGCCATCGGCCTGGCGTTCCAGGTGCAGGACGACATTCTCGACGTCGAAAGCGATACCGAGACCCTGGGCAAGCGCCAGGGCGCCGACATCGCGCGCGACAAGCCGACCTACCCGGCCCTGCTCGGCCTCGATGCGGCCAAGGCCTACGCCCTGGAACTGCGCGATCAGGCCCTGCATGCGCTGCGACCGTTTGACGCGTGCGCAGAGCCATTGCGCGATCTGGCCCGGTATATCGTCGGCCGTCGCAGCTGA
- the dxs gene encoding 1-deoxy-D-xylulose-5-phosphate synthase encodes MPTTFHEIPRKRPTTPLLDRANTPDGLRRLGEAELETLADELRLELLYTVGQTGGHFGAGLGVIELTIALHYVFDTPDDRLVWDVGHQAYPHKILTGRRERMGTLRQKDGIAAFPRRSESEYDTFGVGHSSTSISAALGMAIAARLQNSERKAIAVIGDGALTAGMAFEALNHAPEVDANMLVILNDNDMSISRNVGGLSNYLAKILSSRTYASMREGSKKVLSRLPGAWEIARRTEEYAKGMLVPGTLFEELGWNYIGPIDGHDLPTLIATLRNMRDLKGPQFLHVVTKKGKGFAPAEVDPIGYHAITKLEPVDAPAAAPKKASGPKYSGVFGQWLCDMAAADPRLVGITPAMKEGSDLVAFSERFPLRYFDVAIAEQHAVTLAAGMACEGAKPVVAIYSTFLQRGYDQLVHDVAVQNLDVLFAIDRAGLVGEDGPTHAGSFDLSYLRCIPGMLVMTPSDENELRKMLTTGHLYNGPAAVRYPRGTGPNATIENDLQPIEIGKGVVRRLGKQVALLVFGVQLTEALKVAETLDATVVDMRFVKPLDEALVREIAGNHELLVTIEENAIMGGAGGAVSEFLARENILKSMLHLGLPDTYVEHAKPAQMLAECGLDEAGIEAAVRQRLQLLNN; translated from the coding sequence ATGCCCACGACGTTTCATGAGATTCCCCGCAAGCGCCCGACCACGCCCCTGCTCGACCGCGCCAACACGCCGGACGGCCTGCGCCGGCTAGGTGAAGCCGAGCTGGAAACCCTGGCCGATGAGTTGCGCCTGGAATTGCTCTACACGGTCGGCCAGACCGGTGGGCATTTCGGTGCCGGCCTGGGCGTCATCGAGCTGACCATCGCGTTGCATTACGTGTTCGACACCCCGGACGACCGGCTGGTGTGGGACGTCGGTCATCAGGCGTATCCGCACAAGATCCTCACCGGCCGTCGCGAGCGCATGGGCACCCTGCGCCAGAAGGACGGCATTGCCGCCTTCCCGCGCCGTTCCGAGAGCGAGTACGACACCTTTGGCGTCGGCCACTCCAGCACCTCGATCAGCGCCGCATTGGGCATGGCCATTGCCGCCCGCCTGCAAAACAGCGAGCGCAAGGCGATTGCGGTGATCGGTGATGGCGCGCTGACTGCTGGCATGGCCTTCGAAGCGCTGAACCACGCGCCGGAAGTGGACGCCAACATGCTGGTGATCCTCAACGACAACGACATGTCGATTTCGCGCAATGTCGGCGGCCTGTCCAACTACCTGGCGAAGATCCTCTCCAGCCGTACCTACGCGAGCATGCGCGAGGGCAGCAAGAAGGTCCTCTCGCGCCTGCCCGGCGCCTGGGAAATCGCCCGTCGTACCGAAGAATATGCCAAGGGCATGCTGGTCCCCGGCACCCTGTTCGAAGAACTGGGCTGGAACTACATCGGCCCGATCGACGGCCACGACCTGCCGACCCTGATCGCCACCCTGCGCAACATGCGTGATTTGAAGGGCCCGCAATTCCTCCACGTGGTCACCAAGAAGGGTAAAGGCTTCGCCCCGGCGGAAGTCGACCCGATCGGCTACCACGCGATCACCAAGCTGGAACCCGTCGATGCGCCGGCCGCTGCGCCGAAAAAGGCCAGCGGGCCGAAATACTCCGGTGTGTTCGGCCAATGGCTGTGCGACATGGCCGCTGCCGACCCGCGCCTGGTGGGCATTACCCCGGCGATGAAGGAAGGTTCGGACCTGGTGGCGTTCAGCGAACGTTTCCCGCTGCGTTATTTCGATGTGGCGATTGCCGAGCAACACGCGGTGACCCTTGCGGCCGGCATGGCCTGCGAAGGCGCCAAGCCGGTGGTGGCGATCTACTCGACGTTCCTGCAACGCGGCTACGACCAGTTGGTGCATGACGTCGCCGTGCAGAACCTCGACGTGCTGTTCGCCATCGACCGTGCCGGCCTGGTGGGTGAAGACGGCCCAACGCACGCGGGCAGCTTCGACCTGTCGTACCTGCGCTGTATCCCCGGCATGCTGGTGATGACCCCGAGCGACGAAAACGAACTGCGCAAGATGCTCACCACCGGTCACCTCTACAACGGCCCGGCGGCCGTGCGCTACCCGCGCGGCACCGGCCCGAACGCGACCATCGAGAATGACCTGCAACCGATCGAGATCGGCAAGGGCGTGGTTCGTCGCCTGGGCAAACAGGTCGCATTGCTGGTGTTCGGCGTGCAACTGACCGAAGCGCTGAAAGTCGCCGAGACGCTGGATGCCACCGTGGTCGACATGCGTTTCGTCAAGCCACTGGATGAAGCGCTCGTGCGCGAAATCGCCGGCAACCACGAGCTGCTGGTGACCATCGAGGAAAACGCCATCATGGGCGGCGCCGGTGGCGCGGTCAGTGAATTCCTCGCCCGGGAAAACATCCTCAAGTCGATGCTGCACCTGGGCCTGCCGGACACTTATGTCGAGCACGCCAAACCGGCGCAGATGCTGGCTGAGTGCGGCCTGGATGAAGCGGGGATCGAGGCGGCGGTTCGCCAGCGCCTGCAACTGCTGAACAACTGA
- a CDS encoding TonB-dependent receptor yields MTLPRLALALTLLPSAPLLADTFERDQALKLPDVLISANRQVEARNDSSAANTVFTREDIDRLQPSSVTDLLRRVPGVQVGQTGGRGSLPGIYIRGTKSAQSLVLVDGQRIGNSTSGDSNLQHINIEQVERVEVLRGSRSVIYGSDAIGGVIQIFTRRGTVQGLQPRLHLGFGSQQTWERSLGLSGGDEQTRFNLGASLDETAGIDRTRQSFPVDGDHDEYRNKSISLSLSHAVNEDLEVGANLLDNRGKSAFDSPFFQQQPYNRFTVSSLSSYVDARVNERWKTRVEFGHSENREETIDKLSDPHSVFNTYRDSVNWQNDLTLDARNSLILGGDWYEDRINSSTPFDEDSRWNRAAFVQHRFEADNFSTELGLRRDQNQQFGSQNSWSGTFTLPLNPDNDLLLTYSEGFRAPTFNDLYYPGFSNPDLKPETSKSYELQWRSQLSDSARLEASLYRTDLEDAIIFGSNDRPQNVASARINGFEAALKQELFGWQSNLGVAIIDPRDRASGHTLARRARRTLSLDLDRQFDRLGLGASWQAVSSSYDDENNRQPLGGYALLGLRSSWALNREVSLELKVDNLLDKAYSRALYSHDGEQYGYREEGRAWMFGVTWTPPL; encoded by the coding sequence ATGACCCTCCCCCGCCTAGCCCTGGCACTCACCCTCCTGCCATCCGCCCCGCTGCTGGCCGACACCTTCGAACGCGATCAGGCCCTCAAGCTGCCTGACGTGCTGATCAGCGCCAATCGCCAGGTCGAGGCGCGCAACGACAGCAGTGCGGCCAACACGGTGTTTACCCGCGAGGACATCGACCGCCTGCAACCGAGCAGCGTCACCGACCTGCTGCGCCGCGTACCGGGGGTGCAAGTGGGACAGACCGGCGGGCGCGGCAGCCTGCCGGGCATCTACATCCGCGGCACCAAGTCGGCGCAAAGCCTGGTGCTGGTGGACGGCCAGCGCATCGGCAACTCGACGTCCGGCGACAGCAACCTGCAACACATCAACATCGAGCAGGTCGAGCGCGTCGAAGTATTGCGCGGGTCGCGCTCGGTGATTTACGGCAGCGATGCGATCGGCGGGGTGATCCAGATCTTCACCCGGCGCGGCACCGTGCAAGGCCTGCAACCTCGCCTGCACTTGGGGTTTGGCAGCCAGCAGACCTGGGAGCGCAGCCTCGGCCTGTCCGGGGGCGACGAGCAGACCCGTTTCAACCTCGGCGCCAGCCTCGATGAAACCGCCGGGATCGACCGCACCCGGCAGTCCTTTCCCGTTGACGGCGATCACGATGAGTACCGCAACAAATCCATCAGCCTTTCCCTGAGCCACGCGGTCAACGAAGACCTGGAAGTGGGCGCGAATCTTTTGGATAACCGCGGGAAAAGCGCGTTCGACAGCCCCTTTTTCCAGCAACAACCCTACAACCGCTTCACCGTCAGCAGCCTCAGCAGCTATGTCGATGCGCGGGTCAACGAGCGCTGGAAAACCCGCGTCGAATTCGGTCATAGCGAGAACCGCGAGGAAACCATCGACAAGCTCAGCGACCCGCACAGCGTGTTCAACACCTACCGCGACTCGGTGAACTGGCAGAACGACCTGACGCTCGACGCCCGCAACAGCCTGATCCTGGGCGGTGACTGGTATGAAGACCGCATCAACAGCAGCACGCCGTTCGACGAAGACAGCCGCTGGAACCGCGCGGCGTTCGTGCAACATCGCTTCGAGGCCGACAATTTTTCCACCGAACTGGGCCTGCGTCGCGACCAGAACCAGCAGTTCGGCAGCCAGAACAGTTGGAGCGGCACCTTCACCCTGCCACTCAACCCGGACAATGATCTGCTGCTGACCTACAGCGAAGGCTTTCGCGCACCGACATTCAATGACTTGTATTACCCAGGTTTCAGCAACCCGGACCTCAAGCCGGAAACCTCGAAAAGCTACGAACTGCAATGGCGCAGCCAGTTGAGCGACAGCGCCCGCCTCGAGGCCTCGCTGTACCGCACCGACCTGGAAGACGCGATCATCTTTGGCAGCAACGACCGCCCGCAGAACGTCGCCTCGGCGCGGATCAACGGCTTTGAAGCGGCGCTGAAGCAGGAGCTGTTCGGCTGGCAGAGCAATCTCGGTGTAGCGATCATCGACCCGCGCGACCGCGCCAGTGGCCACACCCTGGCCCGACGCGCACGCCGCACCCTGAGCCTGGACCTGGACCGCCAGTTCGATCGACTGGGCCTCGGCGCCAGTTGGCAGGCGGTGAGCAGCAGTTATGACGATGAGAACAATCGGCAGCCACTGGGTGGCTATGCGCTGCTGGGGCTGCGCAGCAGCTGGGCACTGAACCGCGAGGTGTCCCTGGAGCTGAAGGTGGATAACCTGCTGGACAAGGCGTACAGCCGGGCGCTGTACAGCCATGACGGTGAGCAATACGGGTATCGTGAGGAAGGTCGGGCGTGGATGTTCGGGGTGACCTGGACGCCGCCGCTCTGA
- a CDS encoding cobalamin-binding protein has protein sequence MPHAWLALVLLAFSAMAPAAERVISLAPSLSEIVVELGSADLLVGVLDAGERPAELKDLPSVGRYGQLDIERLLSLKPDLLLLWPGSVGPAQRDQLQRLHIPTYVAEPHNLDQLTAQIEAIAAQLGRPERGVALAGDLRQQVAALRQRYRRDEPLRVFYQVWDRPLYTVGGGQIISDALEVCGARNVFADLKLPAPQVSVEAVLQRNPEVILAGDQAQLQAWRAWPRVAAVAGNKLLLVTDKGLERPSGQMVEATARLCRVIAPDR, from the coding sequence ATGCCGCATGCCTGGCTGGCGCTTGTGCTGCTGGCCTTCAGCGCCATGGCCCCTGCTGCCGAGCGGGTCATCAGCCTGGCGCCGTCGCTTTCCGAAATCGTCGTTGAACTGGGCTCCGCCGACCTGCTCGTCGGCGTGCTGGATGCCGGCGAGCGTCCTGCCGAACTCAAGGACCTGCCGTCGGTGGGCCGCTATGGCCAACTGGACATCGAGCGCCTGCTCAGCCTGAAACCCGATTTGCTCTTGCTCTGGCCCGGCAGCGTCGGCCCGGCCCAACGTGACCAGCTACAGCGCCTGCACATCCCCACCTACGTCGCCGAACCACACAACCTGGATCAGCTGACTGCGCAGATCGAGGCGATTGCCGCGCAGCTCGGCCGACCCGAGCGAGGTGTTGCCTTGGCCGGCGACCTGCGCCAACAGGTGGCCGCCCTGCGCCAGCGCTATCGGCGCGATGAGCCGCTGCGGGTGTTTTATCAGGTCTGGGACCGGCCGCTGTACACCGTCGGGGGTGGGCAGATCATCAGCGATGCACTGGAGGTGTGCGGGGCGCGCAATGTGTTCGCCGACCTGAAGCTGCCGGCGCCGCAGGTCAGTGTCGAGGCGGTACTGCAACGCAATCCCGAGGTGATTCTGGCCGGAGATCAGGCGCAGCTGCAGGCGTGGCGAGCCTGGCCGCGGGTGGCGGCGGTGGCGGGCAACAAGCTGCTTCTGGTGACCGATAAAGGCCTGGAGCGGCCGAGTGGGCAGATGGTCGAGGCGACGGCCAGGTTGTGTCGGGTGATTGCGCCAGACCGTTGA
- a CDS encoding MFS transporter: MTRGQVRRRLAVSWWQYLALGLLPLFVINGVFGTVEPMLPVLAMPMFIAGMASMFVSLKFFNRYKHALIATGKALDTPDEPAAWITLAARRRAAFLAAGLPAWIGALAVFVGLEAVPLVLLAISTAVLFYLYRIPRQLS; encoded by the coding sequence GTGACCCGTGGCCAGGTCCGGCGGCGACTGGCCGTCAGTTGGTGGCAATACCTGGCCCTGGGCCTGCTGCCGCTGTTCGTGATCAACGGCGTGTTTGGTACCGTCGAGCCGATGCTGCCGGTGCTGGCGATGCCCATGTTCATCGCCGGGATGGCGTCGATGTTCGTCAGCCTGAAGTTCTTCAATCGCTATAAACATGCGCTGATCGCCACCGGCAAAGCCCTCGATACGCCGGATGAACCTGCCGCCTGGATCACCCTGGCAGCCCGTCGTCGTGCGGCGTTTCTCGCTGCCGGCCTGCCGGCCTGGATCGGCGCCCTGGCGGTGTTCGTCGGCCTGGAAGCGGTGCCGCTGGTGCTGCTGGCGATATCGACGGCGGTCCTGTTTTACCTCTACCGTATCCCGCGTCAACTCAGCTGA
- the ribA gene encoding GTP cyclohydrolase II: MSVVFVAACKLPMPFAQFTMHGFLDEESGREHVVLSLGEFDDGAPVLGRLHSECLTGDALFSQRCDCGSQLEAALRAIAREGRGVLLYLRQEGRGIGLLNKIRAYELQDGGADTVEANERLGFAADQRDYAMCLPMLEHMGVKSLRLMTNNPRKVKALTDMGIVVAERVPLHTGHNPHNKLYLATKARKLDHMMGNEHQGEVDPA; encoded by the coding sequence GTGTCCGTCGTTTTTGTCGCCGCTTGCAAGCTGCCAATGCCTTTTGCGCAATTCACCATGCACGGTTTTCTCGATGAGGAAAGCGGACGCGAGCACGTGGTGCTGAGCCTGGGTGAGTTCGACGATGGCGCCCCGGTGCTGGGCCGCTTGCACTCCGAATGCCTGACGGGCGATGCCTTGTTCAGCCAGCGTTGCGACTGCGGCTCGCAACTCGAAGCCGCCCTGCGGGCCATCGCCCGTGAAGGCCGTGGCGTATTGCTGTACCTGCGCCAGGAAGGCCGTGGCATTGGCCTGTTGAACAAGATCCGCGCCTATGAGTTGCAGGACGGCGGCGCCGACACCGTGGAAGCCAACGAGCGCCTGGGCTTTGCCGCCGATCAGCGTGACTACGCCATGTGCCTGCCGATGCTGGAGCACATGGGGGTCAAATCCCTGCGCCTGATGACCAACAACCCGCGCAAGGTCAAGGCCTTGACCGACATGGGCATCGTGGTCGCCGAGCGTGTGCCGCTGCACACCGGGCACAACCCGCACAACAAACTCTACCTGGCGACCAAGGCGAGAAAACTCGACCACATGATGGGCAACGAGCACCAGGGCGAGGTAGACCCGGCGTGA
- a CDS encoding substrate-binding periplasmic protein, giving the protein MARRWLAVMVLAMFGVLAQAGEAETLPSVIHLASEDWEDYTAADGRGLGWDVLREVFEPVGVKLDIRTEPYTRSIGLAQRGEVDACVGSYHEEISDLLYPRWNFDTDHIYALGLASSPVPTAQTLGNYRLAWVRGYDYQAHLPNITRYNEVVRRTGILSMLLHDRADYYIDALTEVDYVMHRAKDPSLFRRTHVAELPLYLCFANNPKARKLMALFDQRMELLVKSGQLKPIFERWEQPYPFD; this is encoded by the coding sequence ATGGCTCGACGCTGGTTGGCGGTGATGGTACTTGCGATGTTTGGCGTGCTCGCCCAGGCGGGGGAGGCCGAGACGCTGCCGTCGGTCATTCATCTGGCCAGCGAAGACTGGGAGGACTACACCGCCGCTGACGGTCGCGGCCTGGGTTGGGACGTGCTGCGCGAGGTCTTCGAACCGGTTGGCGTCAAGCTGGACATTCGCACCGAGCCGTACACCCGTTCCATTGGCCTGGCGCAGCGCGGTGAAGTGGACGCCTGCGTGGGTTCCTACCATGAAGAAATCAGCGACCTGTTGTATCCACGCTGGAACTTCGACACCGATCACATCTACGCGCTGGGCCTGGCCAGCAGCCCGGTGCCGACAGCGCAGACTCTGGGCAATTATCGACTGGCGTGGGTCCGTGGCTACGATTATCAGGCCCACCTGCCCAACATCACCCGCTATAACGAGGTCGTGCGCCGCACCGGCATCCTGTCGATGCTGCTGCATGATCGCGCCGACTACTACATCGACGCCCTGACCGAAGTCGATTACGTCATGCACCGGGCCAAGGATCCGTCGCTGTTCCGCCGCACCCATGTGGCCGAGTTGCCGCTGTATCTGTGTTTTGCCAACAACCCCAAGGCGCGAAAATTGATGGCGCTGTTCGACCAGCGTATGGAATTGTTGGTGAAAAGCGGCCAGTTGAAGCCGATCTTCGAACGCTGGGAACAGCCGTACCCCTTTGACTAA